A genomic stretch from Larimichthys crocea isolate SSNF chromosome XXII, L_crocea_2.0, whole genome shotgun sequence includes:
- the haus1 gene encoding HAUS augmin-like complex subunit 1 has product MCEKITKVNSWLSAVFGDQPVPHFEVNTRTVDILYQLAQASEARCSDTALHVEDLKQKASEYQAEGAHLQDVLLQGVGLSCASLSKPASDYLSALVDTAMVLGVRDTSLGSFMPAVNNLTNQLLEAEKSNRRIERELRAVRKRLGSTLVLRSNLQEDINKAVKSQGVESAKAEERLLNMDFVTAKAKELDNRRQRAEAQLESRNMDKSITHQAIMQLSEEVTTLKQETIPLKKKLEPYMDLSPSPSLAQVKIEEAKRELAALDSQLEINMEFK; this is encoded by the exons aTGTGTGAAAAGATTACCAAG GTGAACAGCTGGCTCAGCGCGGTGTTTGGAGATCAGCCGGTGCCACACTTCGAGGTCAACACACGGACTGTGGACATACTGTACCAGCTGGCTCAGGCCAGTGAAGCCCGCTGCAGTGACACAGCTCTGCATGTAGAAGACCTCAAACAGAAAGCTTCAGAGTATCAGGCTGAGG GTGCTCATCTCCAGGATGTTCTTCTACAAGGTGTTGGCCTGTCCTGTGCCAGCTTGTCAAAGCCCGCTTCCGACTACTTGTCTGCGTTAGTGGACACTGCCATGGTTCTTGGAGTCAGAGACACATCACTGGGCAG CTTTATGCCTGCAGTGAACAACCTCACCAACCAACTTCTGGAAGCAGAGAAGTCAAACAGGAGAATTGAGAGGGAGCTCAGGGCCGTCAGAAAGAGACTCGGTTCTACTCTGGTGCTGCGGAGCAACTTACAAGA GGATATCAACAAAGCGGTCAAATCTCAGGGAGTGGAGAGCGCCAAAGCAGAGGAGAGGCTCCTTAACATGGATTTTGTGACAGCAAAGGCTAAAGAGCTCGACAACAGGCGTCAGAGGGCAGAG GCTCAACTTGAATCCAGGAACATGGACAAGTCCATCACCCACCAGGCTATTATGCAGCTCTCTGAG gAAGTCACCACGCTGAAACAAGAAACAATTcctctgaaaaagaaactgGAGCCTTACATGGACTTAAGCCCG AGCCCGTCTCTTGCTCAAGTAAAAATCGAGGAGGCAAAACGAGAATTG GCTGCACTTGATTCCCAACTCGAGATAAATATGGAGTTTAAGTGA